The window CGGCCTCGGCCTCATCGGCGGGTTCTGCCACCTCTATATCGGGCAGGAAGCCGTTGCGGTGGGCCTGCAATCGGCCCTGACCGAAAAGCTCGACAGCGTTATCACCGGTTATCGCGATCATGGCCACATGCTTGCTTACGGCATCGATCCCAAGGTCATCATGGCCGAGCTGACCGGCCGCGAAGCTGGCATCTCCAAAGGCAAGGGCGGGTCGATGCACATGTTCTCGACCGAGCATAAGTTCTACGGCGGCCACGGCATCGTGGGCGCGCAGGTTGCGCTCGGCGGCGGACTGGCGCTCGCTCACCAGTACAACGAGGACGGCGGCCTGTGCCTCGCCTATTTCGGCGACGGCGCAGCCAACCAGGGTCAGGTCTACGAAACCTTCAATATGGCGTCGCTCTGGAAGCTCCCGATCGTCTTCGTGATCGAAAACAACCAGTACGCGATGGGCACTGCCGTCAGCCGCAGCTCGGCCGAGACAGAGTTCTACCGCCGCGGCACCGCGTTCCGCATCCCGGGCATGAAGGTCAACGGCATGGACGTGCTGGAAGTCAGGCAGGCTGCAGAGATCGCCTTCAAGCACGTGCGCGAGGGCGGTGGCCCCGTCCTGATGGAATGCGAGACCTACCGCTATCGCGGTCACTCCATGTCCGATCCGGCAAAGTATCGCTCGCGCGAAGAAGTGCAGGACATGAAAGATCACAAGGACCCGATTGAGGGCATGAAGAAGATCCTCGTGGAGCAAGGCACCAGCGAAGACGATCTGAAGGCCATCGACAAGGACATCCGCAAGATCGTTAGCGAAGCAGCCGATTTCGCCGAAAATTCGCCCGAGCCGGAGGCATCCGAGCTCTACACCGACGTTCTGGTCGAGGAGTATTGATCCATGGCCATCGAACTGAAGATGCCGGCGCTTTCGCCCACGATGGAAGAAGGCACGCTAGCCAAGTGGCTCAAGCAGGAAGGCGACGAGATCGCCATCGGTGACATCATTGCCGAAATCGAAACCGACAAGGCGACGATGGAATTCGAAGCTGTTGACGAAGGCACCTTGGGCAAGATTCTCGTGGCCGAGGGCACCGAAGGCGTGAAGGTCGGGACTGTCATCGCCATGCTTGCGGGCGAGGGCGAGGATGCCTCTGCGGTTGCGGATGCGGCCCCCGTCGCCGACGTTCCTGGCGAGGGCAAGGACGTAGGCCGCGAGCCGTCGGAAGCGGAGATCACCAAGCCGACCAAGAAATCGGGCGTGAAGGATCCGGAAATCCCGCACGGCACCAACATGGCAACCGTCACGGTCCGCGAAGCCCTGCGCGATGCCATGGCCGAGGAAATGCGCCGCGACGAGCGCGTGTTCGTGATGGGCGAGGAAGTTGCCCAGTACCAGGGTGCCTATAAGGTTACGCAGGGCCTGCTCGACGAATTCGGCCCGAAGCGCGTAATCGATACGCCGATCACCGAATACGGCTTTGCCGGCATCGGTACGGGCGCGGCGATGGGCGGCCTTCGTCCGATCGTCGAGTTCATGACCTTCAACTTCGCCATGCAGGCGATCGACCACATCATCAATTCGGCAGCCAAGACCAATTACATGTCCGGTGGCCAAATGCGTTGCCCCGTGGTCTTCCGTGGTCCCAATGGAGCGGCCAGCCGAGTTGGTGCACAGCACAGCCAGAACTACGGCCCCTGGTATGCCAGCGTTCCGGGCCTGATCGTCATCGCGCCCTATGACGCCGCAGACGCCAAGGGCCTGATGAAAGCTGCCATCCGCTGCGAGGACCCGGTGGTCTTCCTCGAGAACGAGCTCGTCTACGGCCGCAGTTTCGAACTGCCCGAACTGGACGACCACGTGCTGCCGATCGGCAAGGCGCGGATCATGCGCGAAGGTTCGGACGTCACGATCGTTGCATACTCGATCGCGGTGGGCCTTGCGCTGGAAGCGGCCGAGCAGCTGGCCGGCGAAGGCATCGATGCTGAAGTGATCGACCTGCGCACGCTGCGCCCGCTCGACAAGGAAGCC of the Qipengyuania gaetbuli genome contains:
- the pdhA gene encoding pyruvate dehydrogenase (acetyl-transferring) E1 component subunit alpha; protein product: MAKAPKSKAAGSPAENLDFVLHSLQEELDKKKRFDASSDQMLHFYEQMLLIRRFEERAGQLYGLGLIGGFCHLYIGQEAVAVGLQSALTEKLDSVITGYRDHGHMLAYGIDPKVIMAELTGREAGISKGKGGSMHMFSTEHKFYGGHGIVGAQVALGGGLALAHQYNEDGGLCLAYFGDGAANQGQVYETFNMASLWKLPIVFVIENNQYAMGTAVSRSSAETEFYRRGTAFRIPGMKVNGMDVLEVRQAAEIAFKHVREGGGPVLMECETYRYRGHSMSDPAKYRSREEVQDMKDHKDPIEGMKKILVEQGTSEDDLKAIDKDIRKIVSEAADFAENSPEPEASELYTDVLVEEY
- a CDS encoding pyruvate dehydrogenase complex E1 component subunit beta, which translates into the protein MAIELKMPALSPTMEEGTLAKWLKQEGDEIAIGDIIAEIETDKATMEFEAVDEGTLGKILVAEGTEGVKVGTVIAMLAGEGEDASAVADAAPVADVPGEGKDVGREPSEAEITKPTKKSGVKDPEIPHGTNMATVTVREALRDAMAEEMRRDERVFVMGEEVAQYQGAYKVTQGLLDEFGPKRVIDTPITEYGFAGIGTGAAMGGLRPIVEFMTFNFAMQAIDHIINSAAKTNYMSGGQMRCPVVFRGPNGAASRVGAQHSQNYGPWYASVPGLIVIAPYDAADAKGLMKAAIRCEDPVVFLENELVYGRSFELPELDDHVLPIGKARIMREGSDVTIVAYSIAVGLALEAAEQLAGEGIDAEVIDLRTLRPLDKEAILESLAKTNRLVIAEEGWPTCSIASEVVAICMEEGFDHLDAPVTRVCNEDVPLPYAANLEKLALIDTAGIVSAVKKVCYRD